From Methanomassiliicoccales archaeon:
CCGGATCCAAAGGAATCTGCCAGAGAACATCACCATTCAGATCAAGTGCATAGATTTCGCTTTCATTGTATGTCGTAACATAAATTATATTCCCTGCTACGGAGGGCGAGCCCTTCAACAGAGCTCGTAAATCCTTTTTCCATTTGAGCGCGCCATCTATTGATATCAACGAGATGCCATCAGAGGAAGTAACTACAATTCCTTCGTTGCAGAGTGCGACTGAGGCCGTTGTGGCATTGACATCAACTCTCCACAGCTCTTCGCCATTGTATGCAAGAGCTACAACCCCACCATCTACCGCAACGAAACCTTCATAAGCAGCATAAGTCACAATAATCATATCATCAGTAAGCGCAGGTGCTGATCTTACTTTTCCGCCAATTGTGGCATTCCACAATTCACCAGTTCCATTAGCGTAAATGGCATGCAATTTGCCATCTTCCGATCCTATGTAGATGATTCCATTTCGGGCGGCAGGAGATGAGAAGTATATTGATGATGCTATTTTTGTGGACCACAGGAGGGAGCCATTTTCGGCAAAGGAGTAAACAGTCCCATCACCGCCGCCCAAAATGATTTGATTTCGATAAAAAATTGGAGATGATGTAATTCCAAGATAAGTATAGGAAATATTCGATTTCCACATCAGAGATCCATCATTCTTACTAAAAGAATAAACTTGGCCATCAGTCGAAGCCACGACGATCATATCACCTGCAACAACAGGAGTTGAGATCTGGTAGCCTGATGCATTTAATTCTGATCTCCACAGGATATCGCCAGAAAAATTTAGACAGAAAACCTGTGGAAGGCAATCATACTCAAATTCGGACCAATTGTATACTCCAGCTGTGCTTACATAAATGCGGTTTCCAGAGACAATAAGACTGCTGTCAATCGCCCCGCTTTCAAGATTTAATTCCCATATTTTCTCGGCCTCTAATAAGGCAATACCCTGACTCTCTCCTGTATTAAATAGATCATGTCTGAAGCTCGTCCAGGGATAGCGATTGTCAGGAGTTGCATCTGGAGGAGTTGTTGACCAGTCCATTCTGTCCATCACGTAGCTCCATGCAACTGCTTTCAATCCATCGACTCGAAGCGCATCTGCACCCGTTGCAGATAATTGCCAATTTGCACAGGTTGAATTCCATACCCACAAATGCCAATATTCAAATGGCCAATTATTTTCTATTTCATTTATACCCAATATAAAAATTCCATATTCTGATTGAATATAATCCAAGCTTATACCAAGTGTTTCGGCTGCCTTAACGGTTGCATTAAATGCTGACATATCATCAGTTATCGATAAATCAACCCACTGCACTCGTCCATTGCCATAGTCAAAAAGGACAGCGATTTCATCAATATCTGTAGCCAAATCATTATATGCATATGCATTTGCTAACATTGATCCCAAAACAATCATACCTGCTAAGATAGCAACCTGCCATTTCATAATTTCACCATTTCCCTGCGTATCTGGCTAATTCTTGTGGGATATATCATCCCACCTTACCCAATAAGCGATCCAATATTTATTTGTTATTTACATTGAAGTACGAAAAATAATATTATTAGAAAAATAGTCAGTTTATTTAAAAAGGAATAGTTATGAATCATTAGAGGAGATCGAAAGCAGCTGCTAGTGCGCCTCTTTCCGCAAGTTTAGGATCCGAAGATCTACCCACTATGATAACATCACCCTCATCAAGATCGAATAAGCTTCGAATGAGCTTCGCAACATCTGGCTTTCCTGAGTCCAAATCATAATCTGATGGGATTATCAATCTACCGTTTTTATAGACAATTGTGGTTGCACCATCGGCACCTGCTTTTAATGCAGCATCTCGCTGTTCGATTCCAGTACGTATCTGTTCGCTTTTTCCCTTAATCTTAACAGCAACTCCGTATTGTCCCATAGAGATTTCTGTCGGTTCAACGGATTTAAGTTCTATGGGTATATTTTTTAGGAGATCGATGCCTTTTGCAGTAATCTTTATTCCATTTCTTTTGACCTCAACAAGCTTTCTTTCTCTGAGCTGATCGATAATTGTTCGCATGCTACCTTCGCCTATACCAATTTCCCTAGCAAGCTGCCTTCTACCTTTCAGATCATTATTGGCCAGAATCTGAAGAGTTTTATAGACATGATAATCCGTAAAACGATGGATAGGTCCATATTTTCCGGGCACTAGTATTTTCATACGTTAAAATACAGGTAATTGACCATTTACTATTTTTTCTGTCACTTGCCCTATGTTGTCAAGCCAATAAGCTGTAATGCTCTCTGCTTCACTTTTGATTTTTTCAAAGTTTGCATTATTTGCTATTATTAATTGGATACTAGCCGTCTGCGGATCGAAGATTGGCCGACCTATTTGAGAGAGCAGTCTGACCCGAGCTTCGAGTACATCGTCACCGCACGTATTGGCGATTTCTTCCGCGATCTGTTTAGCGAGCAAGTTATATAATTTTCCTACATGTGTTACTGGATTCTTTCCTGCGGATGCTTCCATGCTCATCGGTCGATATGGCGTTATAAGTCCGTTGACCCGATTTCCACGACCAACTGATCCATCGTCTCCATTTTCCATAGATAGGCCAGTAACAGTGAGGTAATAAATCCCATCCTTGTAATTATCTGCAGCATTAATCTTGACTTCGATCTCATTTGATGTAAACTTTACAGCATGATCTGCTACCATTTCTGTCAGCTCTTGAATGACATTTTGGTAATGATCGGGATCGTCGATGTATCTATCAACCATTGCACACGCGATCGTGAGTACGATTTTACCATTGACCCTCGAAGCCATGACCTTGACGTCTTCTCCAGTCTCCTTCAATCTCTTTTTCACAGGCCCGTTGATAAATTTCTCAGTTTCGAGTACTACCTTTTCAGTCTCACTCAAAGGTGCATAGCCAACTCCGAATGAGGTGTCATTTGCAAGGAGTTTCTTCGTTTCATAGACGCTCGTCAAATCTACACTACCCTTCCCAATCATGCAATCCAACATGACATCTGTAGTCACATCTAGATTGGGGAAGTGTTCTTTAAGGTAATCAGACGCTGCCTTGATTGCCGTGTGTCTAATCGGCAAACGCTCCCCATTAACTTCAGTAGTGGCCCTGCCCACTAGCAATATATAGATTGGTTCCAGAACGACTCCACCTCCAAATCTTGGAGCTGACTGACCGCCTACTATCTGCGTTTCATCAGTATTATGGTGAAGTATTCTACCATACCGTTCAATATATAGCTTGCATAATGCCCTACTCACCGACTCCGCAAGTCCGTCTGCAATGCTATCTGGATGACCAATACCTTTTCTTTCAACAAGTTCAACTCTTTGCCTCTGAATAGGCGTGTAGTTGATTCTCTCCACCACGATGTTTCGTGCCATAAAATGCCTCCTTATGATCTTAATATTCGATGCACATTAACTGTTGGACGATTTTTCATCCTATGATTTGTTTAATTTTCTTGACGGCGAACCTGATTCTATATTTAAATACATGATTGACATAATTATTCAAATAGGAATAATTGATATATCTAATAGAAATGTTAAAATTTCCAGATTCTTCCGAAATAAAAAAACTTCGAAAGTCCCTTGATCTAACACAATCAGATCTAGCCGCTCTTTCAAAGGTCAGTCAATCTACTATCGCGAAGATAGAAAGGGGTACTATTTCAGGTAGTTATGAAATCATGACTAGGATTTTTAATGCTCTTTATGAAGAAATGCGTAGTAGGCGGAGAGGAAAAGTTGCGAAAGAAGTCGCTTCACCGAATGTAATTGGCGTATATAGTGATGATAAAGTCAAGAAAGCCTCGGAGATAATGAGAGAAAGAGGCTTTTCTCAATTGCCTATCTTTGAAGGAGAAATTCCCGTTGGAAGTATTACAGAATCAGGAATTTTGCGACTTGTTAAGGAAGGGACTGACATGAAAGAACTTGCAGAAAAGCCGATATCATCGATCATGGATGAAGCCTTTCCAGTTGTGCCTGAAGAAACACCCTTGGACATAGTGACGTCGTTATTGTCTTTCTCGAAAGCTGTACTTGTGGCCAAGCGAGGAAAAATTACGGGCATCATAACAGATTCAGATGTATTAAAGCTCCTCTGATCATTCATGTTGCAAGTTAAATTCTTTTACAGCTTCGTACATTGCAATAACGTTTTGGGGAGGAGTATCTGGTTGTATGTTGTGAGCGGGGGCACATATCCAACCGCCGCGTTTTGACAAGATTTCGGCGATTCGCTTCACATTTTTCTTTACGTCATCGGTCTTTCCAAAAGGTAGTAATCTCTGAACATCGATACCACCATGAAAGCAGATTCTTGAACCAAATTTCTCTTTAAGAATTTCGGGCGACATGTTCCGGGCAAGTGGCTGTATCGGATTCAGAATATCTATACCAATTTCAATAAATTCATCTATGTAAGAATAGACAGACCCGCAGGTATGATAAAACAATTTCGCGCGCGTTATTTTCTTTATTTCTTTTGCATACCTAGCTGTGTATGGTTTAACAAATTCTCTGTAGTCCTTTATCGACAAGAATCCACCTGTCTGTGTTCCCATATCATCATAATAGACTGCAACATCAATGAAATCTCCCACCTCATTGTAAAAGGTTTTAGACACTTCGATCGCAACATCAGTGATCTTTGTCGCCATAGCATGGTAGAAGTCTGGATCAACCTTCATGTCCAGCAGCCATTTGTCGAACCCTCTTAATCCTGCATACATATGAAATATTCTTCCAGCGTATCCCGGATGTGCAAACACTGCAAAATCTGTTTTTTCGCTAAGTTCTTTTGCCTCCTTCCTCTTGCCTTTCGTGAAGACTGGGTCAAGAGGATCAGGCCAATACTGATAATTTTCAATTTCCTCTGTTGTCCTAGCGTCCCTCAGAGGCGCTATTTCATCCGGAATGCTCTTGTATAAGCCAGAGGATTTCAATATCAGACCCCATGCATCTCTATACAAACCATTTGGAAGTTTCTCAAGCGGCCTCCCGCCAATGCTTAGATGCCTGATGTCGACATCTAGTTTCCTTAAAATGCGTTCATCTATGTTTTGAACACAACTTAGCCTAGAATTAATCTGTGGTGTAACTGGATCAGAGAACCCAAAAGCTCGGCACAGAGCTTCATATCCATACGGAGGGCCAAAGACGATACCTGACACAACACCTCCGAAATCGGTTGGAATTCTATCTGGCTCTTTTAAGTTAATCGTCGATAAGACTCTATCTCTTGGCGTCATTTCATTCATTTTTGCAACACCTTTGTTAGATCGAAAATATGCTATCAATACTTTCTTTTTTCTCATGCGAAATGCAGTAACCTAAAGTTGAAGGAGAAACCCTTATTGATGAGAGAAATTTTCCCAAGTGTCGATTGAAGGATCTCTAAATGGCCAGATTGTGGCACATCACTCACAATGTCTGACGAAGACTTCCATCAAATCATGCGAAACATAACTGTTTGGAAATATCTTTCTCGCCTCCATTTCAAGAATCATTGCATTATCATATCTATTACTTATATGATTTAAATACAAAGCTCGTGCTCCAGATTTAAGGGCGACGAGAGCTGCATCACTTGCGGTTGAGTGACCAAAATCGTATGCTTTTGACTTTAACGAGGAATCTAATGTTGCCTCATGGATCATTATGTCAGAATTGCGTGCCGCATCTGCGAAGGCTTCGCAAGGCTTTGTATCACCTGAAATCGAGATTTTCAATCCTTTTCTCGGGGGGCCCATAACCATGTCGGGGGTTATAGTCTTCCCATTAACAATCACAGACTCACCCTCTTGGAGAACTCTAAAAAGTGGTCCTTCTGGAATACCTAAAGATTTCGCCTTCTGCACCATGAACCGTCCCCGACGCGCCCTTTCTGTCAACACATATCCATAACATGGGACTAAATGATCGACTTCAATAGCTTTTATATCATATTCATCAAACGAGAGTGTTTCGCCGGGTGCTACCTCTCTGGCAATGATATCAAAATTGGGATCGAAGTATCCGAGATTTGCTGTAATGTCGACTATTTCTTCAATACCTGGAGGTCCAAAAATTCTCAGCGGCTCTTCTCGACCAACAAAGCTCATTGACTGGATAAGACCAGGGAGTCCAAGAAAGTGATCTCCGTGAAAATGGGTGATGAATATCTTACGCACCTTCACAAATGAACAATTTGACGACATAAACTGTCTCTGCGTGCCTTCACCGCAATCAAATAAAATAATCTCTGGCCCCACTTGCAATACAGTCGCAGGAAGACTCCTCTTGGGTGTTGGCAGCCCGCCAGCTGTACCGAGAAATATGATTCGCACAACTTTCTCCCTATGGCGTTGCCGTAATTAATTCTTTGCAGATCGCTTCAGATGATTGCTGAAAACAAATACGATCAACCCTGAAACCGCAAGCATCGTCGCAAAATACATTGAACCGTGATAACCGTATTTGAACGATATTAGACCTCCAAGCACAGCGCCTATAATTGCTGATATCGATAGAAATGATTGGAGGATCCCCGTCACCGTTCCCCTTTCTTCATTTCTTTCCATCACATACTTGAGCGAGCCGACATAGAGACATGACCATGCAGATGCAAGAGTGATTTGCGCAGGAATGATCTGCCAGTAAACTACTGCGAGCGTATAAGAAGGAAATGTAATTGCAGAGAGGATAAAACCGGCAACAACGAGTAAATGCGATGAGTATCGATCCAAAAATTGCATGAAGATGAATTGTCCTATTGAATTCACTGCATAAATTGCGCCAATGAATAATGCGCCCGCTCCAAGATCCTCCAAAAATATGGGATACGTCACCCATATCATGTTTGCCCCAATGTGCCTAAGCATTACGGACACGCAGATAGGGAGGTTTTTCTTGAGTATGGAAGCTGGAAAGAGTGGTATTTTGTGCAATGATTGTTTTCCGAATGGCAAGTATAATGAAAGTGCAAAAGCTGTTGCAAGAAGTACCGCACTGGCAATAAAAATCTCGTAATAGACTCCAATGAAACCGGCAACAAACACTCCTAACCCAAATCCAAGACTGCCATATGCGCTGAATTTTCCTATCTTTTTGCCGGATTCATACACATATGCTATCAGTGCCGAAGGGAACATGCCAGCACAAATTCCAACTATTATTCTGATAATGATGAGGGAGTAAGTGCTATTTGCAAAGACATGCAGCCCTGTTGCTATTGAAGAAAGCAATAGTCCGCATACTAAGACAAATCTCCTTCCATAAACATCTGATGCTCTACCGAAGAAGTATGAGGACAAAAAGACTGATGTATTGTATGCGGCGACAATGATACCGATTTCGGCATTCGTGGATCCAAACTCATTTCTCGCGAGATTTGGTATCAATAAGGATGCTGCCGAAAGCCCCGCACTGGACAGCATCTGAATTGTAGAAGCTTTCATTGAGGGAAGGTATCGAATCTAATAATTAACTTTTTCCTGAACGTCCCATCATTTCTGTCGCGAGGGGAACTTCATCGACCAAGCTTTTCGAGATCACGATCAATTCTTGTTGCTTTTTTGAATGCCTTATAGTGATCTTTGCAAAGGTGGATTCTTCGATTCTCAACTTTCAATGAAAGGGCTGCTTTTTTTGCCATTTTCAAGGATACAGAT
This genomic window contains:
- a CDS encoding uroporphyrinogen decarboxylase family protein, which codes for MNEMTPRDRVLSTINLKEPDRIPTDFGGVVSGIVFGPPYGYEALCRAFGFSDPVTPQINSRLSCVQNIDERILRKLDVDIRHLSIGGRPLEKLPNGLYRDAWGLILKSSGLYKSIPDEIAPLRDARTTEEIENYQYWPDPLDPVFTKGKRKEAKELSEKTDFAVFAHPGYAGRIFHMYAGLRGFDKWLLDMKVDPDFYHAMATKITDVAIEVSKTFYNEVGDFIDVAVYYDDMGTQTGGFLSIKDYREFVKPYTARYAKEIKKITRAKLFYHTCGSVYSYIDEFIEIGIDILNPIQPLARNMSPEILKEKFGSRICFHGGIDVQRLLPFGKTDDVKKNVKRIAEILSKRGGWICAPAHNIQPDTPPQNVIAMYEAVKEFNLQHE
- the rnz gene encoding ribonuclease Z, with amino-acid sequence MRIIFLGTAGGLPTPKRSLPATVLQVGPEIILFDCGEGTQRQFMSSNCSFVKVRKIFITHFHGDHFLGLPGLIQSMSFVGREEPLRIFGPPGIEEIVDITANLGYFDPNFDIIAREVAPGETLSFDEYDIKAIEVDHLVPCYGYVLTERARRGRFMVQKAKSLGIPEGPLFRVLQEGESVIVNGKTITPDMVMGPPRKGLKISISGDTKPCEAFADAARNSDIMIHEATLDSSLKSKAYDFGHSTASDAALVALKSGARALYLNHISNRYDNAMILEMEARKIFPNSYVSHDLMEVFVRHCE
- a CDS encoding DUF4443 domain-containing protein, whose protein sequence is MKILVPGKYGPIHRFTDYHVYKTLQILANNDLKGRRQLAREIGIGEGSMRTIIDQLRERKLVEVKRNGIKITAKGIDLLKNIPIELKSVEPTEISMGQYGVAVKIKGKSEQIRTGIEQRDAALKAGADGATTIVYKNGRLIIPSDYDLDSGKPDVAKLIRSLFDLDEGDVIIVGRSSDPKLAERGALAAAFDLL
- a CDS encoding CBS domain-containing protein, which codes for MLKFPDSSEIKKLRKSLDLTQSDLAALSKVSQSTIAKIERGTISGSYEIMTRIFNALYEEMRSRRRGKVAKEVASPNVIGVYSDDKVKKASEIMRERGFSQLPIFEGEIPVGSITESGILRLVKEGTDMKELAEKPISSIMDEAFPVVPEETPLDIVTSLLSFSKAVLVAKRGKITGIITDSDVLKLL
- a CDS encoding MFS transporter codes for the protein MKASTIQMLSSAGLSAASLLIPNLARNEFGSTNAEIGIIVAAYNTSVFLSSYFFGRASDVYGRRFVLVCGLLLSSIATGLHVFANSTYSLIIIRIIVGICAGMFPSALIAYVYESGKKIGKFSAYGSLGFGLGVFVAGFIGVYYEIFIASAVLLATAFALSLYLPFGKQSLHKIPLFPASILKKNLPICVSVMLRHIGANMIWVTYPIFLEDLGAGALFIGAIYAVNSIGQFIFMQFLDRYSSHLLVVAGFILSAITFPSYTLAVVYWQIIPAQITLASAWSCLYVGSLKYVMERNEERGTVTGILQSFLSISAIIGAVLGGLISFKYGYHGSMYFATMLAVSGLIVFVFSNHLKRSAKN
- a CDS encoding PQQ-binding-like beta-propeller repeat protein is translated as MKWQVAILAGMIVLGSMLANAYAYNDLATDIDEIAVLFDYGNGRVQWVDLSITDDMSAFNATVKAAETLGISLDYIQSEYGIFILGINEIENNWPFEYWHLWVWNSTCANWQLSATGADALRVDGLKAVAWSYVMDRMDWSTTPPDATPDNRYPWTSFRHDLFNTGESQGIALLEAEKIWELNLESGAIDSSLIVSGNRIYVSTAGVYNWSEFEYDCLPQVFCLNFSGDILWRSELNASGYQISTPVVAGDMIVVASTDGQVYSFSKNDGSLMWKSNISYTYLGITSSPIFYRNQIILGGGDGTVYSFAENGSLLWSTKIASSIYFSSPAARNGIIYIGSEDGKLHAIYANGTGELWNATIGGKVRSAPALTDDMIIVTYAAYEGFVAVDGGVVALAYNGEELWRVDVNATTASVALCNEGIVVTSSDGISLISIDGALKWKKDLRALLKGSPSVAGNIIYVTTYNESEIYALDLNGDVLWQIPLDPVDYSMCSPTITDTMVLVSSDNGYIYAFSTPSSPENDGANGERSDLLLIVAAVVLAVIVVIGAVLFIRSRKKGKV
- a CDS encoding methionine adenosyltransferase, giving the protein MARNIVVERINYTPIQRQRVELVERKGIGHPDSIADGLAESVSRALCKLYIERYGRILHHNTDETQIVGGQSAPRFGGGVVLEPIYILLVGRATTEVNGERLPIRHTAIKAASDYLKEHFPNLDVTTDVMLDCMIGKGSVDLTSVYETKKLLANDTSFGVGYAPLSETEKVVLETEKFINGPVKKRLKETGEDVKVMASRVNGKIVLTIACAMVDRYIDDPDHYQNVIQELTEMVADHAVKFTSNEIEVKINAADNYKDGIYYLTVTGLSMENGDDGSVGRGNRVNGLITPYRPMSMEASAGKNPVTHVGKLYNLLAKQIAEEIANTCGDDVLEARVRLLSQIGRPIFDPQTASIQLIIANNANFEKIKSEAESITAYWLDNIGQVTEKIVNGQLPVF